One region of Corynebacterium capitovis DSM 44611 genomic DNA includes:
- the recO gene encoding DNA repair protein RecO: MPTRPSYRDHAFVVRTYDFGEADRVVVLLTRTHGVVRAVAKGVRRARSRFGSRIQPFVEINVQLYPGRNLATITEADTVTYYGSRIIGDFDRYAAGCAILETAEKLSYADLPDTFLFDATAAALARLQSDDHPTLVLDAFILTATEHSGWGLSLFNCANCQRPGPHAAFSPALGGAVCTHCRPPGSMDIDPEALHTMWLLSNGQSASADHVEQVHRAAVAHVTWHLESAVRSLKIMEQA; this comes from the coding sequence GTGCCCACCAGACCCAGTTACCGCGACCACGCGTTCGTCGTGCGCACCTACGACTTCGGGGAGGCTGACCGCGTCGTCGTGCTGCTCACGCGCACGCACGGGGTCGTCCGAGCGGTAGCAAAAGGCGTAAGACGCGCGCGGTCCCGGTTCGGCTCGCGCATCCAGCCGTTCGTGGAGATCAACGTGCAGCTCTACCCGGGCCGCAACCTCGCCACGATCACCGAGGCCGACACGGTGACCTATTACGGTTCGCGCATCATCGGCGACTTCGACCGCTACGCCGCCGGCTGCGCAATCCTGGAGACGGCGGAGAAGCTGAGCTACGCCGACCTGCCGGACACATTTCTTTTCGACGCCACCGCCGCCGCCCTCGCCCGCCTCCAATCGGACGACCATCCCACCTTGGTCCTGGACGCCTTCATTCTCACCGCGACCGAGCATTCGGGCTGGGGTTTAAGCCTCTTCAACTGCGCAAACTGCCAGCGCCCCGGCCCCCATGCCGCCTTCAGCCCCGCCCTCGGCGGCGCGGTGTGCACGCACTGCCGCCCCCCGGGTTCCATGGACATCGACCCGGAGGCCCTGCACACGATGTGGCTGCTCAGCAACGGTCAGTCCGCGAGCGCCGATCACGTTGAGCAGGTCCATCGCGCTGCGGTAGCGCACGTGACGTGGCACCTAGAGTCGGCCGTGCGCAGTCTCAAGATCATGGAGCAGGCATAA